The following are encoded in a window of Lactobacillus acidophilus genomic DNA:
- a CDS encoding ABC-three component system middle component 6 encodes MILVNNMTSPENTVYFIAAVLNSILNECNKLDYSELYMALLKKIHKTKFNTDTFTLAVDFLFLLGRISINKEGKIYVSKNSTFGSE; translated from the coding sequence ATGATATTAGTTAATAACATGACGTCTCCAGAAAATACAGTTTATTTTATAGCAGCGGTTTTAAATAGTATTTTGAATGAATGCAATAAATTAGATTATTCAGAATTGTATATGGCTTTATTGAAGAAAATCCACAAAACTAAGTTTAATACGGATACTTTTACTTTAGCTGTAGATTTTTTATTCTTACTCGGTAGAATAAGTATTAATAAAGAAGGAAAAATATATGTATCTAAAAATTCTACGTTTGGTTCAGAATAA
- a CDS encoding DUF2326 domain-containing protein — MKSRLDDLNYRMQVISDDIQDTESKKINFNQNLTQELFNEVQSMLPEIHKTYEDLVSFNAALKNNKLKYLKKLRTDLEENINKQQEEIQHFLYENKDIISLVKNDDISKYDELTQELMEISQNITKQKEILRTLEDFSKKEKELNEKISELNESVKNNSEDFQTNFDKFNAYFTKLVLSINQGAPILAYHKNIKEFPVSIEDLNEGTSSGTLKSLILCYDIAYQEFAKEIHKTVPNFIVHDILESVSGDVLADLIDKINSLNIQVVVAILKEKLNSSKISQEDQDQFTILKLSKGNRVFDSALK, encoded by the coding sequence ATGAAATCAAGGTTAGATGATTTAAATTATAGAATGCAGGTAATATCGGATGATATTCAAGATACTGAATCAAAAAAAATAAATTTTAATCAAAATTTGACGCAGGAACTTTTTAATGAGGTTCAAAGTATGTTACCTGAGATTCATAAAACATACGAAGATCTAGTTTCATTTAATGCTGCTTTAAAGAACAACAAACTAAAGTATTTGAAAAAGCTAAGAACTGATTTAGAAGAAAACATAAATAAACAACAGGAAGAAATTCAACATTTTTTATACGAAAATAAAGACATAATAAGTTTAGTAAAAAATGATGATATTTCTAAATATGATGAATTAACACAAGAACTTATGGAAATCAGTCAAAATATCACTAAGCAAAAAGAAATCTTAAGAACTCTTGAAGATTTTTCAAAGAAGGAAAAAGAATTAAATGAAAAAATATCAGAATTGAATGAAAGTGTTAAAAATAATAGTGAGGATTTTCAGACCAATTTTGATAAATTTAACGCATATTTTACTAAATTAGTATTAAGTATAAATCAGGGAGCACCAATTTTGGCCTACCATAAAAATATTAAAGAATTTCCTGTTTCTATTGAGGATTTAAATGAAGGTACCAGCTCTGGAACATTAAAATCACTGATATTATGTTATGACATAGCATATCAAGAATTTGCTAAAGAGATTCATAAGACTGTACCTAATTTTATAGTTCATGATATTCTTGAATCCGTTTCTGGTGATGTTCTAGCAGATTTGATAGACAAAATAAATTCTTTAAATATTCAAGTGGTTGTAGCTATTTTAAAGGAAAAACTTAATTCCTCAAAAATTAGTCAAGAAGATCAAGATCAGTTTACTATTTTAAAGCTATCAAAAGGGAATAGAGTGTTTGACTCTGCATTAAAATAA